Proteins from one Pseudomonas bijieensis genomic window:
- a CDS encoding sulfite exporter TauE/SafE family protein translates to MDLLSWLGQWAFAPTQWLVIGLAITLAYIVFGIAGFGTALVAAPVLLLFMPLSKIIPLLVLLDFVAAFGNLLPSRRDVSRPELLRLLPCMAVGCTLGVIFLLNLKSDLLLLLMGLFISSYAIYSLSIKTRPKQLSSLWAFPMGTVGGMFGALFGSGGFLYAIYLNSRLPKDAARATQSALISCSTVVRLSLFIVAGVYAELPLLVLALCLLPAMALGLWVGRRLTMKMSREAFVQLVTWLVLASGLALIVRYLSA, encoded by the coding sequence ATGGATCTTCTGTCATGGTTAGGCCAATGGGCATTCGCGCCAACGCAATGGCTGGTGATCGGCCTGGCCATCACCCTGGCCTACATCGTGTTCGGCATCGCCGGGTTCGGCACGGCGTTGGTGGCCGCCCCCGTCCTGCTGCTGTTCATGCCACTGTCGAAAATCATCCCGTTGCTGGTCTTGCTCGATTTTGTCGCGGCCTTCGGCAACCTGTTGCCATCGCGCCGGGACGTGTCTCGGCCTGAACTGTTGCGGTTGCTGCCGTGCATGGCGGTGGGCTGCACCCTGGGGGTGATTTTCCTGCTCAACCTCAAGTCCGACCTGTTGTTGCTGTTGATGGGGCTGTTCATCAGCAGTTATGCGATCTATAGCCTGTCGATAAAAACCCGGCCGAAGCAGCTGTCATCGCTGTGGGCGTTCCCGATGGGCACGGTGGGCGGGATGTTCGGGGCGTTGTTTGGCAGCGGCGGCTTTTTATATGCGATCTACCTGAACAGCCGTCTGCCGAAGGACGCGGCCCGCGCCACGCAAAGTGCCTTGATCAGTTGCAGCACGGTGGTGCGCTTGAGCCTGTTTATCGTGGCCGGGGTGTATGCCGAGCTACCCTTGTTGGTACTGGCGCTGTGTTTGTTGCCGGCCATGGCGCTGGGGTTGTGGGTAGGGCGGCGCTTGACCATGAAGATGTCGCGAGAGGCGTTCGTGCAGTTGGTCACCTGGTTGGTGCTTGCCAGCGGCCTTGCGTTGATCGTGCGCTACCTGAGTGCTTGA
- the guaB gene encoding IMP dehydrogenase encodes MLRISQEALTFDDILLVPGYSEVLPNEVSLKTRLTRGIELNIPLVSAAMDTVTEARLAIAMAQEGGIGIIHKNMTIEQQAAEVRKVKRFEAGVVKDPITIEADATVRDLFELTRMHNISGVPVLHDGDLVGIVTSRDVRFENRLDATVRQVMTPKERLVTVKEGTSKDEVRELLHKHRIERVLIVDDKFALKGMMTVNDIEKAKAYPLASKDDQGRLRVGAAVGTGKDTGDRVAALVNAGVDVVVVDTAHGHSKGVIDRVRWVKQNFPEVQVIGGNIATGAAAKALAEAGADAVKVGIGPGSICTTRIVAGVGVPQISAIANVAAALEGTGVPLIADGGIRFSGDLSKAIVAGASCVMMGSMFAGTEEAPGEIELFQGRSYKAYRGMGSLGAMSQAQGSSDRYFQDSSAGAEKLVPEGIEGRVPYKGTLSAIIHQLMGGLRSSMGYTGSADIEEMRTKPEFVRITGAGMAESHVHDVQITKEAPNYRVG; translated from the coding sequence ATGCTGCGTATCAGCCAAGAAGCTCTGACCTTCGACGACATTCTCCTAGTGCCCGGTTATTCCGAGGTACTGCCTAACGAAGTCAGTCTCAAAACCCGTCTCACCCGTGGCATCGAACTGAATATCCCCCTGGTTTCCGCCGCCATGGACACCGTGACCGAAGCCCGTCTGGCCATTGCCATGGCCCAGGAAGGCGGTATCGGTATCATCCACAAGAACATGACCATCGAACAGCAGGCCGCCGAAGTGCGCAAGGTCAAGCGGTTCGAGGCTGGCGTGGTCAAGGATCCGATCACCATCGAGGCTGATGCCACGGTCCGGGATCTGTTCGAACTGACCCGCATGCACAACATCTCCGGCGTGCCGGTGCTGCACGATGGCGACCTGGTCGGCATCGTTACCTCCCGCGACGTGCGCTTCGAGAACCGCTTGGATGCCACCGTCCGCCAAGTGATGACGCCTAAAGAGCGCCTGGTCACGGTCAAGGAAGGCACCAGCAAGGACGAAGTTCGTGAATTGCTGCACAAGCACCGCATCGAGCGCGTGCTGATCGTCGACGACAAATTCGCCCTCAAGGGCATGATGACCGTCAACGACATCGAAAAAGCCAAGGCCTACCCGCTGGCGAGCAAGGACGACCAGGGTCGTCTGCGCGTCGGCGCTGCGGTCGGCACCGGCAAGGACACCGGTGATCGTGTCGCCGCCCTGGTCAATGCCGGCGTCGACGTGGTGGTGGTCGACACCGCCCACGGTCACTCCAAAGGCGTGATCGACCGCGTTCGCTGGGTCAAGCAGAACTTCCCGGAAGTGCAGGTGATCGGCGGCAACATTGCCACCGGCGCTGCGGCCAAGGCCCTGGCCGAAGCCGGCGCCGACGCGGTCAAGGTCGGTATCGGCCCAGGCTCGATCTGCACCACCCGCATCGTCGCCGGTGTCGGCGTGCCACAGATCAGCGCCATCGCCAACGTCGCCGCTGCCCTTGAAGGCACTGGCGTACCGTTGATCGCCGACGGCGGCATCCGGTTCTCCGGTGACCTGTCCAAGGCCATCGTCGCCGGTGCCTCCTGTGTGATGATGGGGTCGATGTTCGCCGGTACCGAAGAAGCACCGGGCGAGATCGAACTGTTCCAGGGCCGTAGCTACAAGGCCTACCGCGGCATGGGTTCGCTGGGCGCCATGTCCCAGGCCCAGGGCTCTTCCGACCGTTACTTCCAGGACTCCTCCGCGGGTGCCGAGAAGCTGGTGCCGGAAGGCATCGAAGGTCGCGTGCCGTACAAAGGCACCTTGAGCGCCATCATCCATCAACTGATGGGCGGCCTGCGTTCTTCCATGGGTTACACCGGCAGCGCGGACATCGAAGAGATGCGCACCAAGCCGGAATTCGTGCGCATCACCGGCGCCGGTATGGCCGAGTCCCATGTCCACGACGTGCAGATCACCAAGGAAGCGCCGAACTACCGCGTAGGTTAA
- the leuA gene encoding 2-isopropylmalate synthase, which translates to MSMLKDPSSKYRAFPTINLPDRTWPSKTITAAPIWCSSDLRDGNQSLIEPMDAVKKLRFWKTLVAVGVKEIEASFPAASQTDFDFVRTLIEEGHIPDDTTIQVLTQAREDLIARTFESLRGAKKAIVHLYNATCPSFRRIVFNQDKEGVKEIAVNAAKLFVKYAAQQPETQWQFEYSPETFSATELEFAKEVCDAVIEVWNPTPERKVILNLPATVEVATPNIYADQIEWFHRNITRRDSVLISLHTHNDRGTGVAATELGLMAGADRVEGCLFGNGERTGNVDLVTVALNLYTQGIDPELDFSDIDGVRKVVEECNQIPVHPRHPYVGDLVHTAFSGSHQDAIRKGFAQQKPDTLWEVPYLPIDPADIGRSYEAVIRVNSQSGKGGIAYLLEQEYGISLPRRMQIEFSQVVQRETDRLGLEMTAQQIHALLHSEYLQANTPYALVSHRLQEENGHSAVEVEVASKGQGETNLHWRGKGNGALEALVAGLPIPVEIMDYNEHAIGAGTNAKAAAYIELRVNGERAVHGVGIDENITTASFKALFSALNRSLSQPEAKAA; encoded by the coding sequence ATGAGCATGCTCAAAGACCCGTCTTCCAAATACCGCGCCTTCCCGACCATCAACCTGCCGGATCGCACCTGGCCGTCGAAGACCATCACCGCCGCGCCGATCTGGTGCAGCTCCGACCTGCGCGACGGCAACCAGTCGCTGATCGAGCCGATGGACGCGGTCAAGAAGCTGCGCTTCTGGAAAACCCTCGTCGCGGTGGGCGTGAAGGAAATCGAAGCTTCGTTCCCAGCCGCTTCGCAAACCGACTTCGACTTCGTGCGCACCCTCATCGAAGAAGGCCACATCCCGGACGACACCACCATCCAGGTGCTGACCCAGGCCCGTGAAGACCTGATCGCCCGTACCTTCGAGTCCCTGCGCGGCGCGAAAAAAGCCATCGTCCACCTGTATAACGCCACCTGCCCGTCGTTCCGCCGCATTGTGTTCAACCAGGACAAGGAAGGCGTGAAGGAAATCGCGGTGAACGCGGCCAAGCTGTTCGTCAAATACGCCGCGCAGCAGCCGGAAACCCAGTGGCAGTTCGAGTATTCGCCAGAAACCTTCAGCGCCACCGAGCTGGAGTTCGCCAAGGAAGTCTGCGACGCGGTGATCGAAGTGTGGAACCCGACGCCCGAGCGCAAGGTGATCCTCAACCTGCCCGCCACCGTGGAAGTCGCCACCCCGAACATCTACGCCGACCAGATCGAGTGGTTCCACCGCAACATCACTCGTCGTGACAGCGTGCTCATCAGCCTGCACACCCACAACGACCGTGGCACCGGCGTGGCCGCCACCGAGCTGGGCCTGATGGCCGGCGCCGACCGTGTCGAAGGCTGCCTGTTCGGCAACGGCGAGCGCACCGGTAACGTCGACCTGGTGACCGTGGCACTGAACCTTTACACCCAGGGCATCGACCCTGAGCTGGACTTCTCCGACATCGACGGCGTGCGCAAAGTGGTCGAGGAATGCAACCAGATCCCGGTGCACCCGCGTCATCCGTACGTTGGCGACCTGGTTCACACCGCGTTCTCCGGCTCGCACCAGGACGCCATTCGCAAAGGTTTTGCCCAGCAGAAACCGGACACCCTGTGGGAAGTCCCGTACCTGCCGATCGACCCGGCCGACATCGGCCGCAGCTACGAGGCGGTGATTCGCGTCAACAGCCAGTCCGGCAAGGGCGGTATCGCCTACCTGCTGGAACAGGAATACGGCATCAGCCTGCCGCGTCGCATGCAGATCGAGTTCAGCCAGGTGGTGCAGCGCGAAACCGATCGCCTGGGCCTGGAAATGACTGCCCAGCAGATCCACGCCCTGCTCCACAGCGAGTACCTGCAAGCCAACACCCCGTACGCGCTGGTCAGCCATCGCCTGCAGGAAGAAAACGGCCACAGCGCCGTGGAAGTGGAAGTGGCGAGCAAAGGCCAGGGCGAGACCAACCTGCACTGGCGCGGCAAGGGCAACGGCGCGCTGGAAGCGCTGGTGGCCGGGCTGCCAATTCCGGTGGAGATCATGGACTACAACGAACACGCCATCGGCGCCGGCACCAATGCCAAGGCGGCGGCGTACATCGAACTGCGGGTCAACGGCGAGCGTGCGGTGCACGGCGTGGGGATCGATGAAAACATCACCACGGCGAGCTTCAAGGCGCTGTTCAGCGCGCTGAACCGATCGCTGAGCCAGCCAGAGGCCAAGGCCGCCTGA
- a CDS encoding peptidoglycan DD-metalloendopeptidase family protein — protein MPRYLAPLLLLCLTFNAHADSYISRLLNKPVPGGVAVVDLGSAAKAPKASYQGKPVLVVKEQDNWLAIVGIPLTVQPGTQQISSGGSTQPFVVGYKKYPEQHITLKNKRQVNPNPADLKRIDAELAVQLKAYRSFSPNIPSNLLLDKPVNGPLSSKFGVRRFFNGEERNPHAGLDFAVPAGTPIKTPAAGKVILTGNYFFNGNTVFVDHGQGFISMFCHMSKIDVKVGQQLARGTVVGKVGATGRATGPHMHWNISLNDARVDPAIFIGAFQP, from the coding sequence ATGCCGCGATATCTCGCCCCATTGCTCTTGCTGTGCCTGACCTTCAACGCCCACGCCGACAGTTACATCTCCCGCCTGTTGAACAAACCGGTGCCCGGCGGCGTCGCTGTGGTGGACCTGGGCAGCGCAGCCAAGGCGCCGAAGGCCAGTTACCAGGGCAAACCGGTGTTGGTGGTCAAGGAACAGGACAACTGGCTGGCGATTGTCGGCATCCCGCTGACGGTCCAGCCCGGCACTCAGCAGATCAGCAGTGGCGGCAGCACCCAACCGTTCGTGGTCGGCTATAAAAAGTACCCTGAGCAACACATCACCCTGAAGAACAAACGCCAGGTCAACCCGAACCCGGCGGATCTCAAGCGCATCGACGCCGAACTGGCCGTGCAACTGAAGGCCTACCGCAGCTTCAGCCCGAACATCCCCAGCAACCTGCTGCTGGACAAACCGGTCAACGGCCCGCTGTCGAGCAAGTTCGGCGTGCGCCGGTTCTTCAACGGCGAAGAGCGCAACCCCCACGCCGGCCTGGACTTCGCCGTGCCCGCCGGCACGCCGATCAAGACCCCGGCCGCCGGCAAGGTGATCCTCACTGGCAATTACTTCTTCAATGGAAACACGGTATTCGTCGATCACGGCCAAGGCTTCATCAGCATGTTCTGCCACATGTCGAAGATCGACGTGAAAGTCGGCCAGCAACTGGCCCGCGGCACGGTGGTGGGCAAGGTTGGCGCCACCGGTCGGGCGACCGGGCCGCACATGCACTGGAACATCAGCCTGAACGATGCGCGGGTGGATCCGGCGATTTTCATTGGCGCGTTTCAACCCTGA
- a CDS encoding sugar ABC transporter ATPase, with protein sequence MNSQSIIVPKISTLPVHEPRARAIVRWLVRKNIVEEQLTTCGRTGNRMAHAIAPGAREVVMHPEALPFGESINGLEIITKRCIYTPAKGFLEEAGCAECRKEIGEALFESLEDWMPARTDNFTCPECGHEDDINGFLFLQPCGFSNLGFIFNNWLEAGFKQAFLDEFADWLDQPVSWVKVEL encoded by the coding sequence ATGAACTCGCAAAGCATCATCGTTCCGAAAATTTCCACCCTGCCGGTCCACGAGCCACGGGCCCGGGCGATCGTGCGCTGGCTGGTGCGCAAGAATATCGTCGAAGAACAGCTGACCACCTGCGGGCGCACCGGCAATCGCATGGCCCACGCCATCGCCCCTGGTGCCCGCGAAGTGGTCATGCACCCCGAAGCCTTGCCGTTCGGTGAGTCGATCAATGGCCTGGAGATCATCACCAAGCGTTGCATCTATACGCCGGCCAAGGGCTTTCTCGAAGAGGCCGGCTGCGCCGAGTGCCGCAAGGAAATCGGCGAAGCGCTGTTCGAGAGCCTGGAAGACTGGATGCCGGCGCGCACCGACAACTTTACTTGTCCCGAATGTGGCCATGAAGATGACATCAATGGATTTCTGTTTCTGCAGCCCTGTGGCTTTTCCAACCTGGGGTTCATCTTCAACAACTGGCTGGAGGCGGGGTTCAAGCAGGCGTTTCTGGATGAATTCGCCGATTGGCTGGATCAGCCGGTGAGTTGGGTGAAGGTGGAGTTGTAG
- the xseA gene encoding exodeoxyribonuclease VII large subunit — MIKDPFARLGLDREVLTVSQLNGRARVLLEDVFSNIWVEGEISNLARPASGHVYFTLKDSGAQVRCALFRQNAARVRQALKDGLAVKVRGKVSLFEGRGDYQLILDTVEPAGDGALRLAFEALKEKLSAEGLFSAERKVPLPAHPQRIGIISSPTGAVIRDIISVFRRRAPQISLTLIPTAVQGREATAQIVRALKLADARGFDALILARGGGSLEDLWCFNEEAVVRAVDACVTPIVSAVGHETDVSISDFVADVRAPTPSAAAELLAPDAGDLVRRVESLHRRLVMRMRDRLMRDQLRLEGLTRRLRHPGERLRQQAQRLDDLDMRLRRAFERSLNTRRERLIRLETRLAGQHPGRQLALLRQRLDSLAERLPRAMREGLKTRRVQLHNQMQTLHIVSPLATLGRGYSILLDERGHAIRSAGQTQTGQRLTAKLGEGELLVRVEDNHLTPVTLSLLD; from the coding sequence ATGATTAAAGATCCCTTTGCCCGACTGGGCCTGGACCGCGAGGTCCTGACTGTCAGCCAGCTCAACGGCCGCGCGCGGGTGTTGCTCGAAGACGTGTTCAGCAACATCTGGGTCGAGGGCGAGATCTCCAACCTTGCCCGCCCGGCGTCCGGCCATGTGTATTTCACCCTCAAGGACAGCGGCGCCCAGGTGCGCTGCGCGCTGTTCCGGCAGAACGCCGCGCGGGTGCGCCAGGCCTTGAAGGACGGGCTGGCGGTGAAGGTGCGCGGCAAGGTCTCGCTGTTCGAGGGCCGTGGCGACTACCAACTGATCCTCGACACCGTGGAGCCGGCCGGCGATGGCGCCCTGCGCCTGGCCTTTGAGGCGCTGAAGGAAAAGCTCAGCGCCGAAGGCCTGTTCAGTGCCGAGCGCAAGGTGCCGCTGCCGGCCCACCCGCAACGCATTGGCATCATCAGTTCGCCCACCGGCGCGGTGATCCGCGACATCATCAGCGTCTTTCGCCGCCGTGCGCCGCAGATATCCCTGACCTTGATTCCCACCGCAGTGCAGGGCCGCGAAGCCACCGCGCAAATCGTCCGCGCCCTGAAACTGGCCGATGCCCGTGGCTTCGATGCGCTGATCCTGGCCCGGGGCGGCGGTTCACTGGAAGACTTGTGGTGCTTCAACGAAGAGGCCGTGGTCCGGGCGGTGGATGCCTGCGTCACGCCGATCGTCAGCGCCGTGGGCCATGAAACCGACGTATCTATCAGCGATTTCGTCGCCGACGTGCGTGCCCCGACCCCGTCCGCCGCCGCCGAATTGCTGGCTCCCGATGCCGGCGACCTGGTGCGCCGGGTCGAAAGCCTGCATCGCCGGCTGGTGATGCGCATGCGCGACCGGTTGATGCGCGATCAACTGCGCCTCGAAGGCCTCACCCGGCGCCTGCGTCATCCCGGTGAACGCCTGCGCCAGCAAGCCCAGCGCCTCGACGACCTGGACATGCGCCTGCGCCGGGCCTTCGAACGCAGCCTCAATACCCGCCGCGAACGCCTGATCCGCCTGGAAACCCGCCTGGCCGGGCAACACCCGGGCCGGCAACTGGCATTGCTGCGCCAGCGCCTGGACAGCCTGGCCGAACGCCTGCCCCGGGCCATGCGCGAAGGCCTGAAAACACGCCGCGTGCAATTGCACAACCAGATGCAGACGTTGCACATCGTCAGCCCCCTGGCGACCCTCGGTCGGGGCTACAGCATTTTGCTCGACGAGCGCGGCCATGCCATCCGTAGCGCCGGGCAAACCCAGACCGGCCAACGCCTGACTGCCAAGCTGGGCGAAGGCGAACTGCTGGTGCGGGTCGAAGACAATCACCTGACGCCGGTCACCCTTTCTTTACTGGATTGA
- a CDS encoding amidohydrolase, whose protein sequence is MRDLSTLPDLNIALVQTTLAWHDRRANLEHFEGLLEQARGADLIILPEMFTTGFSMESETLAEAENGPTRQWLKAQAAKLDAVITGSVIIQAADGSHRNRLLWARSDGEVLHYDKRHLFRMAGEHNHYTPGDRQVLFELKGWRIRPLICYDLRFPVWSRDAEDTDLLLYTANWPGARRMHWNRLLPARAIENLCYVAAVNRIGTDGKGFAYTGDSQVLDFQGETLLSAGEADGVFTVCLKAADLAAYRTRFPANLDADRFEFTN, encoded by the coding sequence ATGCGTGATCTGAGCACATTGCCCGACCTCAATATCGCCTTGGTCCAGACCACCTTGGCCTGGCACGACCGCCGGGCCAACCTGGAGCATTTCGAAGGTTTGCTGGAGCAGGCGCGTGGCGCGGACCTGATTATCCTGCCGGAGATGTTCACCACGGGCTTTTCCATGGAGTCCGAGACCTTGGCGGAAGCGGAGAACGGCCCGACACGCCAATGGCTCAAGGCCCAAGCCGCGAAGCTGGATGCGGTGATCACCGGCAGTGTGATCATCCAGGCCGCTGACGGCAGCCATCGCAATCGCCTGCTCTGGGCGCGGTCGGACGGTGAGGTGCTGCATTACGACAAGCGTCATCTGTTTCGCATGGCGGGGGAACACAATCACTACACGCCGGGTGACCGCCAGGTGCTGTTCGAACTCAAGGGCTGGCGCATTCGTCCGCTGATCTGCTACGACCTGCGCTTTCCGGTGTGGAGCCGCGATGCCGAGGACACCGACCTGCTGCTGTACACCGCCAACTGGCCCGGCGCGCGGCGTATGCACTGGAACCGGCTGCTGCCGGCCCGGGCGATCGAGAACCTGTGCTACGTGGCGGCGGTCAACCGCATCGGCACCGACGGCAAGGGTTTTGCCTACACCGGTGATAGTCAGGTGCTGGATTTCCAGGGCGAGACCCTGCTCAGCGCCGGCGAGGCCGATGGGGTATTCACGGTGTGTTTGAAGGCGGCGGACCTGGCGGCCTATCGCACGCGGTTTCCGGCGAACCTGGATGCCGATCGCTTCGAATTCACGAATTGA